One window of the Branchiostoma lanceolatum isolate klBraLanc5 chromosome 3, klBraLanc5.hap2, whole genome shotgun sequence genome contains the following:
- the LOC136431073 gene encoding kinase non-catalytic C-lobe domain-containing protein 1-like isoform X1 — translation MAGMFDDYEYDILPTLLEDEENVSMADILALRDECLSEQELWAICRETCMALRSIEMSDLFQTLCITPETLAFNAAGNVCFMDILDDNPEGIFIPPEYDKTGNTFKAHLYSLGATLWAAAHFVIEPEVEPVISPGFRELVTRMTYENPTGRSSLEQVIDMCDGKLQGVSSQKVCRSISSKGRRILSIESLNDIDYAAQMQQHAARHPNHSNQVRRPRPRSLYSPDSIDDTRPSQDTTTSPSSTGSSKTCTPHSSPDKSPTKILTGSPLKSPGKVGLSSGGPSPKKMYSPSFKANQGIVFFPDGLNLSAQNRNQTNPKERTNDNDSQQIRHHDSNRNPLPQAATVSVTTGTSVSVTTSVVTSPTATLNNQGSFHPVTKNSYMLLTNKFTTMSSNTSEEKPLLRRPEVLSRTKTGQSEDQDAHGRPSGEGVSEIRPGTVSALLERYRMGRLENSGKEREMDTKTSSQSLNSILSQTSMGDTGGAWSANSLTRQNSADALQESAKDSGDSSVLRSSAFAQVMDKKLRGRSRSLEEVIAADSTRKCLSLQSILTRVGSCLQEREVWALCREAMISLEKDSTTFPSYLSLDTIAVEESGKIAFQQGEGEMETLYLAPEMQKGSPPTEQACVFGVAASLWSAADWGLPANQEPALSDQLEGLLVSMTQDKPRDRPSIREVLQICTSYDQRSDVSSRLTCERLVREAMRAEVFNENNKLVQQCLKEEAEERKEQFRASVVAAIDMTDPKSVLKPASFRPIAEQPKEPTGWDQLLDQIQKPPHKLRQVTEPKVFGVKDLFEANPYLLKTLRIIRRPARSRNSPKSDGSKAADQGRLDLAGNIRPSRDAGQLIAADASSTETKMEPASSSGFSDTEQKQSIEEGDKATSDSPKLMVGPESAFRSISNIRPKTGSLDQASGGEMSSSPSTKESSPSLPSAFTSSATHFTPIVLTSLKDRQEKTIAGLQNPQTGSPPKKISTKKIVKAVRKDLLLSLKNRPPPTLANDLEKDLEEEMRKTSDSEKTDSPAATEQRPEGNNSTAKPEKQAANPEVAIAKMPPVAEVKGQVQGPRQSHTDGGADSLGAAVPASLATSNTNAVPSHSGVSGPGFHSGVPQQMVQPTQNSTHQVQPPTAAAAVPGSQSQMPSLSANQPFLIPNIPISGMYPNISVPMQLQQDPQTGFFQLVPVNMPAIQITPPHTHAGVMGAMSAGGEGSTPNVQFTQALPDNLVSPTSSSSYEAERGANKESSETVPKKTWREISEERKSPNPTADNRRAAKHSGSESNKDSKAPKPPPRTKHKSGLTLGQNEIVLSKSDQDLSKPARKPDLNTSKSIESIIPMENEHAKSPARKKSDSKKPTKSKSRKHLDKSLELLSSQGVSPSPPLSYVSRDSGVQLSKSSTEDMTQLDTTPTPEEVNGTLGKVTQLIREEFAFDGYLENGVEDRAMADYIMSLANLRWGTFSDAVTEKYCDLYWEEELLEKLFEAINGRMPEKRLKAKVTSPKPAPETARVLSIDEPGSEGEDNFLANQDIDLLHMFMGRHHPIREEEEDRVTGPVFPVEGRSSRKLRGDSLFSTASSTSSSSSAKQDKTQRQPVVPKNVVQVHSAEEHSDPEMDMDTGMLPGNLGSSQAVKPKLVRVRSQDTTSEGDSQELTGSGGEDLGSKEGSKFQRLQQSWLRRHGREYDSDSSSTSGKHSPKTRLKSQSNDRTKIRQLLDSTMTRRNSSSSLNSSAPSMPNSQYSNEYASSFVPNSALVSSSSRSRSHGSPASSVVYLGAENLELDPVLQDYTRQLGAMDEEKKQSIEAKIAEVEQQLMFEQKQRSKSQKFLRRLLESDRKGKDAEWPLSHGENKAMASKLNKQILEMSERLEFLESAKKHLEMLYAEQWGLDHSLLYSFATSTCAEPMQLEPADVNPLLMFQWCKEGDGAGGYARGTTLQAGTPVGLFSYLFARDSLMEGFIHHFFYTYRYFACPSELLSFITEKFHSAISVSVDQLDNKVRVHCRTIDLMQVWVEGFFELDFKHDAELTDRLMAFIRNKIIPLDTQGESLLRLTQACQQGRYMALSGTMKEAPEENEGELFQMVNDRIIMEQHQALKKTNSFRISLSLPKKMQGRQAKLARANVISCLNNRRDLGDDQSVYQLALAREKDGFTLSEYTSRTLAEQLTLMEQELFSKAHPIHYLNSRAHGVGVSGNLTSPNTPRTQRIMAASQESDSPSLFHPDNLQDNYVLTLLEHAQNLSHWVGAEIVCCNSAKSQLAVLTKFIHVAKACYDMRNFATSIAILDALDNLIVRQLPAWRSLPSKVLQIMEDLNAVKVILKSDSGCLVDGENHRGRATIPPALLFLMHVQQQEIGAFTMANGMYKWAKLRSIARLIDQIRLFKEHRFQFEADNELQQLLWQRIQEFRGHDLQMLASEHVTNYHQLSGEKNSRKFHDALRRVKATFQ, via the exons acaACCCAGAAGGCATCTTCATCCCTCCAGAGTATGATAAGACTGGCAACACATTTAAG GCTCACCTGTACTCCCTGGGAGCCACACTTTGGGCAGCTGCACATTTCGTCATTGAGCCGGAGGTAGAGCCTGTCATCAGCCCCGGGTTTCGCGAGCTTGTCACGCGGATGACATACGAGAACCCGACCGGCCGATCCTCCCTCGAGcaggtgattgacatgtgtGACGGAAAACTGCAGGGGGTTTCGTCGCAGAAAGTTTGTCGGAGTATCTCATCAAAGGGACGCAGAATCCTGTCTATTGAGTCACTCAATGATATTG ATTACGCAGCACAAATGCAGCAGCACGCGGCGCGGCACCCCAACCACAGTAACCAGGTGCGGCGTCCCCGCCCTCGCAGTCTGTACAGTCCTGACAGCATCGACGACACGCGGCCCAGCCAGGACACCACCACCAGCCCCTCCTCCACAGGCAGCAGTAAAACATGCACCCCTCACTCGTCTCCCGACAAGAGTCCCACAAAAATCCTGACCGGCTCTCCTTTGAAGAGCCCTGGGAAGGTGGGGCTGTCGTCAGGAGGGCCCAGTCCGAAGAAGATGTACTCGCCTTCTTTTAAAGCCAACCAGGGCATTGTGTTCTTTCCAGATGGTTTAAACCTTTCTGCACAAAACAGAAATCAGACAAATCCCAAGGAAAGAACCAATGACAATGATTCCCAACAGATCAGACACCATGATTCTAACAGAAACCCTTTGCCACAGGCAGCTACTGTGTCTGTTACTACAGGAACATCTGTGAGTGTCACGACTTCTGTAGTGACCTCACCAACGGCAACCCTGAACAACCAGGGTAGCTTCCATCCTGTAACAAAAAACTCCTACATGTTGCTGACCAATAAGTTTACCACAATGAGTTCAAATACATCCGAGGAAAAGCCATTGCTACGGAGACCAGAAGTTCTTTCTAGAACAAAGACAGGGCAGTCAGAAGATCAAGACGCACATGGAAGACCATCAGGTGAAGGTGTCTCAGAGATAAGACCTGGGACTGTTAGTGCATTACTAGAGAGATACCGTATGGGCAGATTAGAAAACTCAGGCAAGGAGAGGGAAATGGACACCAAAACTTCCAGCCAAAGTTTGAACAGCATTTTGTCACAGACCTCTATGGGAGACACCGGTGGAGCTTGGAGTGCTAACTCATTAACGAGACAAAACTCAGCAGATGCACTGCAAGAAAGTGCAAAGGATTCTGGAGACTCTTCTGTGCTGAGGTCATCGGCCTTTGCGCAGGTGATGGATAAGAAACTGCGGGGGAGAAGCCGTTCACTGGAGGAGGTGATTGCTGCTGACAGTACCAGGAAG TGTCTCAGTCTGCAGTCTATCCTGACGCGGGTGGGGAGCTGTCTGCAGGAGCGGGAGGTCTGGGCTCTGTGTCGGGAAGCCATGATCAGCCTGGAGAAAGACAGCACCACATTCC CTTCTTACCTCAGTTTGGACACTATAGCAGTGGAGGAGTCTGGGAAAATAGCatttcagcagggagaag GGGAGATGGAGACCCTGTACCTGGCTCCTGAGATGCAGAAGGGAAGCCCACCTACAGAACAG GCCTGTGTTTTTGGAGTAGCAGCCAGTTTGTGGTCTGCTGCCGACTGGGGTCTACCAGCCAATCAGGAACCTGCTTTGTCTGACCAATTGGAGGGGTTGTTAGTGTCCATGACACAGGACAAGCCGAGGGACAGGCCATCCATCAGAGAAGTGTTGCAG ATCTGTACCTCTTATGACCAGCGAAGTGACGTGTCATCCAGACTGACCTGTGAGAGACTGGTCAGAGAAGCAATGAGGGCTGAGGTTTTCAACGAAAATAAT AAGCTCGTTCAGCAGTGCCTAAAGGAAGAggcagaagaaagaaaagaacagtTCAGAGCCAGCGTGGTGGCAGCCATTGATATGACTGATCCCAAGTCAGTGCTCAAACCA GCTTCCTTCCGCCCCATTGCTGAGCAGCCCAAGGAGCCGACCGGCTGGGACCAGCTGCTGGACCAGATCCAGAAACCTCCACACAAACTCAGACAG GTAACAGAACCAAAGGTGTTTGGCGTGAAGGACTTGTTCGAGGCCAATCCTTATCTGTTGAAGACGTTACGCATCATCCGCCGACCAGCAAGATCCAGAAACTCGCCTAAATCTGATGGCTCTAAAGCTGCGGACCAGGGCAGGCTAGACTTGGCAGGAAATATCCGCCCCTCCAGGGATGCTGGTCAGCTGATTGCTGCAGATGCGTCCTCAACAGAAACCAAAATGGAACCTGCAAGTTCAAGTGGATTTTCTGACACAGAGCAAAAGCAGTCAATAGAAGAGGGGGACAAGGCAACCTCTGACTCTCCAAAACTCATGGTTGGACCAGAATCTGCATTTAGGAGTATCTCAAACATCCGTCCAAAAACAGGGAGCCTGGACCAGGCATCTGGTGGGGAAATGTCGAGCAGTCCGTCCACAAAAGAGTCATCTCCTTCCCTCCCTTCTGCGTTCACATCCTCAGCAACACATTTCACTCCCATTGTCTTAACCAGCTTGAAGGACAGACAGGAAAAGACTATCGCTGGTCTGCAGAACCCTCAGACTGGATCTCCTCCCAAGAAAATATCCACAAAGAAGATAGTCAAGGCTGTGCGAAAAGATTTGTTGCTTTCCTTAAAGAACCGCCCTCCTCCCACGCTGGCAAATGACTTAGAGAAAGACTTAGAGGAGGAGATGAGGAAGACTTCGGACTCAGAAAAGACAGACAGTCCTGCTGCAACAGAACAGAGACCAGAGGGAAACAACAGTACAGCTAAACCTGAGAAACAAGCTGCTAACCCTGAAGTTGCCATAGCCAAGATGCCTCCCGTGGCCGAGGTGaagggccaggtgcaaggccCCAGGCAGAGCCACACAGACGGAGGGGCTGATAGTCTTGGTGCTGCAGTGCCTGCCAGTCTTGCCACTTCTAACACGAATGCAGTCCCGTCACATTCGGGGGTGTCCGGCCCAGGTTTCCACAGTGGAGTGCCTCAGCAGATGGTTCAGCCAACACAGAACTCGACTCATCAGGTGCAGCCCCcgactgcagcagcagctgtacCTGGCAGCCAGTCGCAGATGCCTTCCCTCTCGGCCAACCAGCCTTTCCTCATCCCCAACATCCCCATCAGTGGGATGTACCCCAACATCTCGGTCCCAATGCAGCTTCAACAAGACCCACAGACTGGTTTCTTCCAGCTGGTGCCAGTGAACATGCCGGCCATACAGATTACCCCGCCTCACACCCATGCAGGGGTCATGGGGGCAATGTCAGCAGGGGGAGAGGGCAGCACCCCAAATGTGCAATTCACACAGGCATTGCCAGACAATCTTGTGTCACCCACTTCTTCTAGCTCCTATGAAGCTGAGCGTGGGGCCAACAAGGAATCATCTGAAACTGTCCCAAAAAAGACATGGAGAGAAATATCTGAGGAAAGAAAATCTCCAAACCCTACTGCAGACAACAGAAGAGCAGCTAAGCACAGTGGCAGTGAGAGCAACAAAGACAGTAAGGCACCAAAGCCTCCTCCCAGGACAAAGCACAAGTCTGGGCTAACCTTAGGACAGAATGAGATTGTCCTCAGCAAGAGTGATCAGGACTTGTCAAAGCCTGCCAGAAAACCAGACTTAAACACCAGCAAGAGTATCGAGTCAATCATTCCAATGGAAAACGAACACGCCAAAAGTCCTGCTAGAAAGAAATCTGACTCTAAAAAGCCAACGAAATCCAAATCACGGAAGCACTTGGACAAGTCCTTGGAATTGTTGTCATCACAGGGGGTCAGCCCGTCACCTCCGCTGTCCTACGTGTCCCGAGACAGCGGCGTACAGCTGAGTAAGTCCAGTACGGAGGACATGACACAGCTGGACACCACGCCCACACCAGAGGAAGTCAACGGAACGCTCGGCAAAGTCACACAGCTGATCAGGGAGGAGTTCGCATTTGATGGGTACTTGGAGAATGGGGTGGAAGACAGAGCCATGG CTGATTACATCATGTCCTTGGCGAACCTGCGGTGGGGGACGTTTAGTGATGCAGTAACAGAGAAATACTGCGACCTGTACTGGGAGGAGGAGCTGCTGGAGAAGCTGTTTGAAGCCATCAACGGTCGCATGCCTGAGAAGAGACTGAA AGCCAAAGTGACCTCGCCCAAACCAGCCCCGGAGACCGCTAGAGTCCTGAGCATTGACGAGCCAGGATCGGAGGGAGAGGACAACTTCCTCGCAAACCAGGACATTGACCTTCTCCACATGTTCATGGGTCGCCACCATCCAATcagggaggaggaagaggatCGTGTGACTGGACCTGTCTTTCCTGTGGAGGGTAGGAGTAGCCGGAAGCTTCGAGGGGACAGCTTGTTCTCAACTGCGAGCTCAACGTCTTCGTCCAGCTCAGCAAAACAGGACAAAACACAGAGGCAACCGGTTGTGCCGAAGAACGTGGTACAAGTGCACAGTGCAGAGGAACATTCCGACCCTGAAATGGACATGGACACAGGTATGCTGCCAGGCAACCTTGGATCTAGCCAGGCCGTGAAACCCAAACTCGTACGGGTACGAAGTCAGGACACGACCTCTGAGGGAGACAGTCAGGAGCTGACAGGGTCGGGCGGAGAGGACTTGGGGAGTAAGGAAGGGAGTAAGTTCCAGCGCCTGCAGCAGTCATGGCTGCGGCGACACGGCAGGGAGTACGACTCTGACTCTAGCTCAACTAGTGGGAAGCACTCGCCAAAAACACGGTTGAAGTCCCAGAGCAACGACAGGACCAAGATTCGGCAGCTTCTGGACAGCACCATGACACGGAGGAACAGCAGCTCATCTCTGAACAGCAGTGCTCCGTCCATGCCCAACAGTCAGTACTCTAATGAGTATGCCAGCAGCTTTGTCCCCAACTCTG CCCTGGTGTCGTCCAGTTCGCGGTCGCGCAGCCACGGCAGCCCCGCCAGCAGCGTGGTGTACCTGGGGGCGGAGAACCTGGAGCTGGACCCCGTTCTACAGGACTACACCCGGCAGCTGGGCGCCATGGACGAGGAGAAGAAACAGAGCATAGAAGCAAAGATTGCG GAAGTTGAGCAGCAGCTGATGTTTGAGCAGAAGCAGAGGTCCAAGTCTCAGAAGTTCCTGCGGCGGCTGCTAGAGTCAGACAGGAAAGGCAAAG ATGCAGAGTGGCCCCTGAGCCATG GAGAAAACAAGGCCATGGCCTCCAAACTCAACAAACAGATCTTGGAGATGTCTGAGAGGCTGGAGTTCCTGGAGTCTGCCAAGAAACATCTAGAG ATGCTGTATGCAGAACAGTGGGGACTGGACCATTCCCTCCTCTACTCCTTTGCCACCAG CACCTGTGCAGAGCCCATGCAGCTGGAGCCTGCTGATGTCAACCCCCTGCTGATGTTCCAGTGGTGTAAGGAGGGGGACGGTGCAGGGGGGTACGCCCGGGGGACAACCCTGCAGGCCGGCACTCCGGTCGGACTCTTCTCCTACCTGTTTGCTAG GGATTCGTTGATGGAAGGTTTCATCCACCATTTCTTCTACACGTACCGTTACTTTGCCTGCCCCTCCGAGCTTCTGTCCTTCATCACGGAGAAGTTCCACAGCGCCATCAGCGTGTCGGTGGACCAGCTGGACAACAAGGTGCGCGTGCACTGTCGCACCATCGACCTGATGCAGGTCTGGGTCGAGGGCTTCTTTGAGCTGGACTTCAAGCACGATGCCGAGCTGACTGATCGTCTGATGGCCTTCATCAGGAATAAG ATCATACCACTGGACACGCAGGGGGAGAGCCTGCTGCGGCTGACGCAGGCGTGTCAGCAGGGCCGGTACATGGCGCTGAGCGGGACCATGAAGGAGGCACCGGAGGAGAACGAGGGGGAACTCTTCCAGATGGTGAACGATCGCATCATCATGGAGCAGCACCAGGCACTCAAGAAG ACCAACTCATTCCGCATCTCCCTGTCGCTGCCCAAGAAGAtgcagggtagacaggccaagCTGGCACGGGCAAACGTCATCTCGTGTCTGAACAACCGGCGCGACCTGGGGGATGACCAGAGCGTGTACCAGCTGGCGCTGGCGCGGGAGAAGGACGGGTTCACGCTGAGCGAGTACACGTCCCGCACACTGGCGGAGCAACTCACGCTGATGGAGCAG GAGCTTTTCTCCAAAGCCCACCCCATCCACTACCTAAACTCTCGGGCGCACGGCGTGGGAGTCAGCGGTAACCTGACCAGTCCTAACACCCCGCGTACCCAACGCATCATGGCAGCGTCCCAGGAGTCCGACAGCCCGAGTCTGTTCCACCCCGACAACTTGCAGGACAACTACGTGCTGACGCTGTTGGAGCATGCCCAGAACCTGAGCCACTGGGTGGGCGCGGAGATCGTCTGCTGTAACAGCGCCAAGTCACAGCTGGCTGTGCTGACCAAGTTCATCCATGTGGCTAAG GCTTGTTATGACATGCGGAACTTTGCCACAAGCATCGCGATACTGGACGCTCTGGACAACCTGATTGTGCGCCAGCTGCCGGCCTGGCGGAGCCTGCCGTCCAAAGTACTGCAGATCATGGAGGACCTGAACGCTGTCAAG GTGATCCTGAAGAGTGACAGTGGCTGTCTTGTGGACGGTGAGAACCACCGGGGCCGTGCCACCATCCCGCCCGCCCTCCTGTTCCTCATGCACGTGCAGCAGCAGGAGATCGGCGCCTTCACCATGGCCAACGGCATGTACAAGTGGGCCAAGCTCAG ATCGATCGCTCGTCTGATTGACCAGATCAGGCTCTTCAAGGAGCACCGCTTCCAGTTCGAGGCAGACAATGAGCTGCAGCAGTTGCTATGGCAACGCATCCAGGAGTTCCGGGGTCACGACCTCCAGATGCTGGCGTCTGAACACGTGACCAACTACCACCAGCTGTCGGGCGAGAAGAACTCACGCAAGTTCCACGACGCGCTGAGGAGAGTAAAAGCTACGTTCCAGTAA